TGTAGCCTTTGTAAATCTCATATTAACAGAATTCCAATTAATAATATTGTAAAATGCATTTACAAAATCCGCTCTTTTATTTCTATACTTTAAGTAATATGCATGCTCCCATACATCCAAAACTAATAATGGTGCTACACCCCATTGAGTTAAGTTTTGATGTTTTTCACATTGAAGAATTACAAGTTTATTAAAACAAGGATTCCAGCATAATATTGCCCATCCTGAACCTTCTACAGCTATAGCTGCTGCAGAAAATTGCTTTTGAAAATTTTCATAACTTCCAAAATCCTTTTCTATTTGATCTAATAATTTTCCACCTGGTTCATTTTTGCTTGGGCACATATTTTCCCAAAATAATGTATGAAGAATATGCCCTGAACCATGAAAAGCAAGTTCTTTTTCCCAATGTTTAATTAAAGCATAATCTCCCTTACTTCTAGCCTCATCTAACTTACTTTCCGCATTATTTAATCCATCTACATAAGACTTATGATGTACATCATGATGTATCCTAAGTGTTTCTTCATCATAATAAGGTTCTAAAGCATTATATTCATAAGGTAAGTCTGGTAAAGTATATGTCATAATATCACCTCTTATTTTATTTTCATAGCAATATTATTATGGGTACCAATACATAATTTTATACTTCTCTTTCTTTTAATATCCCACTTGAACATTTTTTATCATATAAGTATAAAATAATGGCAGCACTTATTATAATTACTCCTCCTATGATACTATAAACATCTGGTACTTCTCTAAATATACAAAAACCTAATATTGATGCAAATATTATATTTATATAATTATAAATAGAAACCTCTGCTGCTGGAGCATATTTATATGCTAAAGTCATGGAAACTTGTGCAAATCCATAACAAAGTCCTATACATATCAAAATAAAACTCATCCTTGTATCAGGTATTTTAAAA
The nucleotide sequence above comes from Hathewaya histolytica. Encoded proteins:
- a CDS encoding superoxide dismutase translates to MTYTLPDLPYEYNALEPYYDEETLRIHHDVHHKSYVDGLNNAESKLDEARSKGDYALIKHWEKELAFHGSGHILHTLFWENMCPSKNEPGGKLLDQIEKDFGSYENFQKQFSAAAIAVEGSGWAILCWNPCFNKLVILQCEKHQNLTQWGVAPLLVLDVWEHAYYLKYRNKRADFVNAFYNIINWNSVNMRFTKATSL